The Sorex araneus isolate mSorAra2 chromosome 5, mSorAra2.pri, whole genome shotgun sequence genome has a segment encoding these proteins:
- the EFHD2 gene encoding EF-hand domain-containing protein D2 translates to MATDELASKLSRRLQMEGEAPAPQPGLNGAAAAGPAAEEAAAEALGSADDELSAKLLRRADLNQGIGEPQSPSRRVFNPYTEFKEFSRKQIKDMEKMFKEYDAGRDGFIDLMELKLMMEKLGAPQTHLGLKNMIKEVDEDLDNKLSFREFLLIFRKAAAGELQEDSGLHVLARLSEIDVSTEGVKGAKNFFEAKVQAINVSSRFEEEIKAEQEERKKQAEEMKQRKAAFKELQSTFK, encoded by the exons ATGGCCACGGACGAGCTGGCCAGCAAGCTGAGCCGCCGGCTGCAGATGGAGGGCGAGGCCCCCGCGCCGCAGCCCGGGCTGaacggggcggcggcggcggggccggcggccgAGGAGGCGGCGGCCGAGGCGCTGGGCAGCGCGGACGACGAGCTGAGCGCCAAGCTGCTGCGGCGCGCCGACCTCAACCAGGGCATCGGCGAGCCCCAGTCGCCCAGCCGGCGCGTCTTCAACCCCTACACCGAGTTCAAGGAGTTCTCCAGGAAGCAGATCAAGGACATGGAGAAGATGTTCAAGGA GTACGACGCCGGCCGCGACGGCTTCATTGACCTGATGGAGCTCAAACTAATGATGGAGAAACTCGGAGCCCCCCAGACCCACCTGGGCCTGAAAAACATGATCAAGGAGGTGGACGAAGACCTGGACAACAAGCTCAGCTTCCGGGAG TTCCTCCTGATCTTCCGCAAGGCGGCAGCCGGGGAGCTGCAGGAGGACAGCGGGCTGCACGTGCTGGCCCGCCTCTCCGAGATCGACGTCTCCACCGAGGGCGTCAAGGGCGCCAAGAACTTCTTCGAAGCCAAG GTCCAGGCCATCAACGTGTCCAGCCGCTTCGAGGAGGAGATCAAGGCCgagcaggaggagaggaagaagcaggcgGAGGAGATGAAGCAGCGGAAAGCGGCCTTCAAGGAGCTGCAGTCAACCTTCAAGTAG